In Candidatus Neomarinimicrobiota bacterium, one DNA window encodes the following:
- a CDS encoding DUF4837 family protein, translating into MKEKIILIRTALALAFVLSGCDYKPRAGGVENQLHVVVSFEDRPHVKAVIDSVFGRAFYTPAPETYFDITYIDPFEFSSVKRSHNLLVISVLGIPDTTADRIARSMLPSAQLDLAAGGNNQVFSTRDYFARGQVFSLVVGKDPNDLIRGLRDRGTWLFQQYDKAFLERQKEHVFKRREEKQLSAELWEKYHWRLRIQHDYVVIREEPERNFVWIGRSFPYRWFSVNWIDKPRSKELDQLMVTELVNDFPMAYYDKIRFTDVYQRAEPIDLGEWKAWRVEGLWEHNEEVKGGPFISYVFYDGKSDRLFHINLLVHSPGQKKIISLRQMEIMVHTFSTEAG; encoded by the coding sequence ATGAAGGAGAAGATTATTTTAATAAGGACAGCATTGGCGTTGGCGTTTGTTCTCTCTGGTTGCGATTACAAACCACGGGCGGGCGGTGTTGAGAATCAGCTTCATGTTGTGGTTTCTTTCGAGGATCGGCCTCACGTGAAGGCCGTTATCGACTCCGTTTTTGGCAGGGCTTTTTATACCCCTGCTCCGGAAACCTATTTTGATATCACTTACATCGACCCTTTCGAGTTCAGTTCTGTGAAGCGAAGTCACAATCTGCTGGTGATCTCGGTACTGGGAATCCCTGATACCACCGCCGATAGGATCGCCAGGTCAATGCTTCCCTCAGCTCAGCTAGACCTCGCCGCCGGCGGGAATAATCAGGTCTTCTCCACTCGGGATTATTTTGCCCGCGGCCAGGTTTTTTCACTGGTTGTTGGCAAAGATCCAAATGATCTGATTCGCGGATTACGCGACAGAGGAACGTGGCTTTTTCAACAGTATGACAAGGCTTTCTTAGAGAGACAGAAAGAACACGTTTTCAAACGGCGAGAGGAGAAACAACTTTCCGCTGAACTTTGGGAAAAATACCACTGGCGTCTTCGTATTCAACATGATTATGTCGTGATCAGGGAGGAACCTGAACGGAATTTCGTTTGGATCGGGAGATCATTCCCATACAGGTGGTTCTCTGTAAACTGGATAGATAAACCAAGGTCTAAGGAACTTGATCAGCTGATGGTAACTGAACTGGTAAACGATTTCCCCATGGCTTATTATGATAAGATTCGATTTACCGATGTCTATCAACGAGCTGAGCCTATTGATTTAGGCGAGTGGAAAGCGTGGAGGGTAGAGGGTCTCTGGGAGCATAATGAAGAGGTAAAAGGTGGACCATTTATCTCATATGTCTTTTATGACGGAAAGTCCGATCGGCTGTTTCACATCAATCTTCTTGTTCACAGTCCTGGCCAGAAAAAAATTATATCGCTGCGCCAGATGGAGATCATGGTGCACACATTCTCCACTGAGGCCGGCTGA
- the rnr gene encoding ribonuclease R, whose product MKKKILDTLRKHLGKTFRKRELARSMGVSNNNYRTFSRAVNELLNDGSLIRVRGGALVLASTGERLRGTLALTSHGYGFVSTDERSEDIFVGRKNLKGALNGDTVEVIVLPATRHHRSGGIIHRVVARKADQFVGTVVGNRGHFKLLIEPVSPRRGIVLETKKSDSISDGDIVLAKVTDWGSPHSPVVTKLVERVGSVENAEDDMAVVCYKYDLTSEFPNRVVKESSKWTDQDIKNEIPNRTDLRDLVTLTIDPWDARDVDDAVSVQRNENGNFVAGVHIADVSFFVYEGSELDREARKRGNTVYFAEGTVRMLPDNLSAELCSLLPDVDRLAMSVLMELDGSFNVVSIRVEKSVIQSKHRFTYREVQKVLDGENAPFAEELRELNKIARRLSQKRHQAGSIDFDIPEPIFKFVGGGKPHEITPSERLESHRLVEEFMLLANREVSKKVIKRRKRKDEFIFRIHDEPPEDDMERFVGVLRRLSLGKNIPQRLKPADFRDILEMVEVSPYRDLIEKLALRTMSKAIYSIHNRGHFGLAFQTYTHFTSPIRRYSDILVHRYLKKNILRDNSIKGISRETASAIAKEVTEAEIKSVEAEREYIKLKQIRWLSQHIGEKFDSIISGVISVGFFVELENTMVEGFVSIDSLQDDTYFYDELEFAIIGKRYEEKYQLGRNVRIRVRSVSLEKRRADFDLVN is encoded by the coding sequence ATGAAAAAAAAGATTCTTGACACTCTCCGGAAGCATTTGGGGAAAACTTTTCGCAAGCGGGAACTGGCCCGGAGCATGGGCGTCAGTAATAATAACTACCGAACTTTTAGTCGTGCCGTGAATGAGCTTCTGAACGATGGGTCTCTCATCAGAGTAAGAGGAGGTGCTCTTGTACTGGCATCTACCGGGGAAAGGCTTCGTGGTACTTTGGCACTTACCAGCCACGGCTACGGCTTTGTCTCAACCGATGAAAGATCAGAGGACATTTTTGTGGGCCGGAAAAACCTTAAAGGAGCTCTGAACGGTGACACCGTTGAGGTGATTGTCCTCCCCGCCACACGACACCACCGGAGTGGAGGAATTATACATCGGGTCGTTGCCAGAAAGGCGGACCAGTTTGTCGGGACGGTGGTGGGTAACAGAGGACATTTTAAGCTTTTGATTGAACCTGTCTCCCCACGAAGGGGAATCGTGCTGGAGACTAAGAAAAGTGACTCAATCTCTGATGGTGATATTGTTCTTGCTAAGGTGACTGACTGGGGTAGCCCACATTCCCCCGTTGTCACCAAACTTGTTGAACGGGTCGGCTCTGTTGAAAATGCTGAAGACGATATGGCCGTAGTTTGTTACAAGTATGATTTAACATCTGAATTTCCCAACCGGGTTGTGAAAGAGAGCAGCAAATGGACAGACCAGGATATAAAGAATGAGATTCCGAACCGGACTGATCTGAGGGATCTGGTAACCCTAACCATTGATCCCTGGGACGCCAGGGATGTGGATGACGCCGTTTCAGTACAGCGGAACGAGAACGGAAATTTTGTCGCCGGTGTGCACATTGCCGATGTCAGTTTTTTTGTATACGAAGGTTCTGAACTGGACCGGGAAGCGCGAAAGCGGGGAAACACCGTCTATTTTGCTGAGGGGACGGTAAGGATGCTCCCGGACAACCTTTCCGCAGAACTGTGCTCACTGCTACCGGATGTAGATAGACTTGCCATGTCTGTTCTTATGGAGCTGGACGGTTCTTTCAACGTAGTGTCAATCAGAGTGGAGAAGTCAGTCATCCAAAGCAAACACCGTTTTACTTACCGGGAAGTGCAAAAAGTGCTGGACGGTGAAAATGCTCCTTTTGCTGAAGAGCTGAGAGAGTTAAATAAAATTGCTAGGAGATTATCCCAAAAACGCCACCAGGCTGGTAGTATCGATTTTGACATACCGGAGCCCATTTTCAAGTTTGTCGGCGGCGGGAAACCCCACGAGATCACACCCAGTGAACGTCTGGAAAGTCACCGCCTTGTGGAAGAATTCATGCTGCTTGCGAACCGGGAGGTTTCAAAAAAGGTCATCAAACGTCGCAAGAGAAAAGATGAATTCATATTTCGGATCCACGATGAGCCTCCGGAGGATGATATGGAACGGTTCGTTGGCGTATTACGTCGTCTCAGTTTGGGGAAAAACATACCTCAGCGCCTAAAGCCTGCCGATTTCAGGGACATCTTGGAAATGGTAGAGGTATCACCTTACCGAGATTTGATAGAGAAACTTGCCCTCCGCACCATGTCCAAAGCGATCTACAGTATCCACAACCGGGGTCATTTCGGTTTGGCTTTTCAAACTTATACTCACTTCACATCTCCTATAAGAAGATACTCGGATATTTTGGTCCACCGTTATCTTAAAAAAAATATTCTAAGAGACAATAGCATTAAAGGAATTTCCAGAGAAACTGCCAGCGCCATAGCCAAAGAGGTTACCGAAGCGGAAATCAAATCAGTAGAAGCAGAGAGGGAATATATTAAACTGAAGCAAATCCGTTGGCTTTCACAGCACATTGGGGAGAAATTCGACTCCATTATTTCTGGAGTAATTTCAGTTGGATTCTTTGTTGAACTGGAAAACACTATGGTGGAAGGTTTTGTGAGCATCGACTCGTTGCAGGATGACACCTACTTTTATGATGAACTGGAATTTGCCATTATTGGTAAGCGTTACGAAGAGAAGTATCAGCTTGGGCGCAATGTGAGGATTCGCGTTCGAAGCGTCAGCCTAGAAAAGCGCCGTGCCGATTTTGACCTCGTAAATTGA
- a CDS encoding prolipoprotein diacylglyceryl transferase — translation MIPYIIEIGPVKIPSYGFMLMVAFMVDYYLLTKELKRLGKDPEMAGDAVFWAAIGGIVGSKIYYMAENFRAFSADPLGMIFSGSGLVFFGGLAGGMLAVTLYIKKKNEPWLAWADMVAPLLILGYATGRIGCLLVGDDYGVATDLPWGMTFPKGAPPTLVPVHPTQVYETLMGFGIFAILWKLRTVSWPHGRRFALYLMLAGTERFLIEFIRTNNEYLLGLSGAQIISICMFIIGITLINKLGKASHDDSAAGAET, via the coding sequence ATGGTTGATTATTACCTTCTCACAAAGGAATTGAAGCGCCTCGGAAAAGATCCCGAAATGGCCGGGGACGCTGTTTTCTGGGCTGCCATTGGTGGGATTGTCGGTTCCAAGATTTATTATATGGCTGAGAATTTTCGTGCTTTTTCCGCCGATCCCTTGGGAATGATCTTCAGCGGATCTGGCCTTGTATTTTTTGGAGGACTTGCCGGGGGGATGCTGGCGGTGACTCTTTATATAAAGAAAAAGAATGAACCATGGTTAGCATGGGCAGACATGGTTGCTCCACTTTTGATACTGGGATATGCTACAGGTAGAATCGGTTGCCTACTTGTGGGAGACGATTACGGTGTTGCCACTGATTTGCCGTGGGGAATGACTTTCCCGAAAGGTGCACCGCCCACACTGGTGCCTGTTCATCCTACTCAAGTTTATGAAACCCTCATGGGATTTGGCATCTTTGCCATCCTCTGGAAATTGAGAACAGTGTCGTGGCCCCATGGGAGACGGTTTGCACTGTACCTCATGTTGGCGGGAACGGAACGGTTTTTGATTGAGTTTATACGTACTAACAACGAATATCTTTTAGGCCTATCCGGTGCACAAATTATTTCCATATGTATGTTCATTATCGGAATCACTCTCATCAATAAACTGGGAAAAGCCTCGCATGATGATTCCGCCGCGGGAGCGGAAACTTAG
- a CDS encoding SDR family oxidoreductase has product MSKRVLITGAFGQLGEAVILELQPHFELCATGRVLPDDGFQFCQYGVMNVTNKGQVREFLQNFNPDVVVHLASITDVDGCELNKEKAWNVNVGGTENILNSMRGSDTKMVFISTDYVFEGTDGPYSEEDIPKPVNYYGKSKLAAENSLRGGAQPWVILRTNVLYGNSSRTSASFVNWVVNSLKEEKEIKVVNDQRGNPTWTAGLAEAIKLSIIMNIQEILNYGGAEFMTRFEFALRIAEVFNLDPLLISPISTSELNQPASRPLNSGLSTVKIEEVLGLRTYGVDYCLRKVKEGIVV; this is encoded by the coding sequence ATGTCGAAACGTGTTCTCATAACAGGTGCTTTTGGTCAACTGGGTGAAGCTGTCATCCTCGAGCTTCAACCTCATTTTGAACTTTGTGCCACGGGCCGCGTTCTGCCTGATGACGGTTTTCAGTTCTGTCAATATGGTGTCATGAATGTAACGAATAAGGGTCAGGTCAGGGAATTTCTTCAAAATTTTAACCCTGATGTGGTCGTCCATCTTGCTTCCATAACAGATGTTGATGGCTGTGAATTGAACAAGGAAAAAGCGTGGAATGTGAATGTTGGCGGTACTGAAAATATTCTTAATAGTATGCGTGGCTCCGATACCAAAATGGTGTTTATTTCCACAGACTATGTTTTCGAAGGTACTGACGGACCGTATTCAGAAGAAGATATACCTAAGCCTGTCAATTATTACGGCAAGTCGAAGCTGGCAGCGGAAAACAGTCTCCGGGGCGGAGCACAGCCGTGGGTTATTCTCAGGACCAACGTTCTTTATGGAAACTCTTCCCGGACATCGGCCAGCTTTGTCAATTGGGTCGTTAATTCACTTAAGGAAGAAAAAGAGATTAAAGTTGTGAACGATCAGCGGGGAAATCCCACCTGGACGGCTGGCTTGGCGGAGGCCATCAAGCTTTCCATTATTATGAATATTCAGGAGATTCTCAACTATGGCGGGGCGGAATTCATGACGAGATTTGAGTTCGCACTGAGGATTGCCGAGGTCTTTAATCTTGATCCGCTGCTCATTTCTCCCATTTCAACGTCTGAACTGAATCAGCCGGCTTCGCGGCCACTTAACTCAGGACTCTCCACGGTCAAGATCGAGGAAGTGCTGGGGCTTCGCACCTATGGGGTAGACTATTGTCTTCGGAAGGTGAAGGAAGGTATTGTGGTGTGA
- a CDS encoding polyprenol monophosphomannose synthase → MKTLIVTPTYNERKNIRELVSTLFVLNPDYHILVVDDSSPDGTAEIVEKLQADYDTLHLLSRDEKGGLGSAYIAGFNYALERDYEAVVQMDADMSHDPKDVPLLIEAIENADLAIGSRYISGINVVNWPLHRLIISYGANIYTRLVTRLPVRDATGGFKCWRREALEGIDLNGIRSQGYSFQIEMTYRAWLKGFRITEIPIIFVDRTIGESKMTRSIMLEAAVMIPRLRIWKLFGWHK, encoded by the coding sequence GTGAAAACACTTATTGTGACACCGACATATAACGAGCGGAAAAACATTCGCGAACTTGTGTCTACATTGTTTGTGCTGAATCCCGATTATCACATTCTCGTTGTTGATGACAGTTCTCCAGATGGTACAGCTGAGATTGTGGAGAAATTGCAGGCCGACTATGACACTCTACACCTATTATCGAGAGATGAGAAAGGTGGTCTTGGATCGGCTTATATTGCCGGATTCAACTATGCCTTGGAGCGTGATTACGAAGCTGTTGTACAGATGGATGCAGATATGTCTCACGATCCTAAAGATGTGCCGTTGCTTATTGAGGCCATTGAGAATGCGGACCTCGCAATCGGTAGCAGGTACATATCAGGTATCAATGTGGTCAATTGGCCCCTACATAGGCTCATTATCAGCTACGGGGCAAACATTTACACACGACTCGTTACAAGACTTCCAGTGAGGGATGCCACCGGCGGGTTCAAATGCTGGCGACGGGAAGCGCTGGAAGGCATTGATCTCAACGGCATTCGCTCTCAGGGTTACTCCTTTCAGATTGAGATGACCTACCGAGCTTGGCTCAAAGGTTTTCGGATTACGGAAATCCCTATTATTTTTGTAGACCGCACCATTGGAGAATCGAAAATGACACGTTCCATCATGTTGGAAGCTGCCGTCATGATTCCACGGTTGCGGATCTGGAAACTGTTCGGATGGCACAAATAG
- a CDS encoding glycosyltransferase — translation MNLTVSVIIVNYNVKDYLANCLNSIQNSNYGGHVEIIVIDNSSYDGSVAMVRERFPAVRLIEHNSNMGFANGVNSGLKEATGDFILLLNPDTVIEEKTLSVLTDYMNSHPEVGICGPKILNADGSLQLACKRSFPMPWVALPKLLGLSRLFPKGKWTGRYNLTYLDPGQYHSVEAVSGSFMIMTRDVLETVGELDERFFMFGEDLDYCYRTIQAGYEIHYVPDTQIIHYKGESVKSAPYDSVGWFYEAMDLFVNKHFSKTASLLTRIVLKIGITSRKVSTLLSSSLAQILPVILDVCMVGLAFVIAIPVRFGSLAPAIDAYLPVVATYAIFWVVVGGLFQTYSRFVLAYNRAMLSSILGFLLSVAFTYFFKQIAYSRAVLLGASVLITLFIPGWRLVAHVLKSRGFLRNVMVGNSPIFSRPAVIVGAGDEGIRIARRISRRPDTGIYIVGFADPRPKEVSTLSSWESTTASMVGSTDDLESIVQAQGVRELIFTSDRLDNESIVAMMDSTKHLRLTYKVVPREQDILLGKASVEDVSDFPFVSIEYTLYHRLNVISKRIFDVVFSGIMLVLFSPFFLALLLRYFRWEKKEFWGREGSRFTAWMTPAKNRFFRELPLLLKILSGEMSFVGSAVIPTVGDVIHLICKPGLTGLDRIRKLHLDSDERAIYDHYYVQNQSMAFDVEILIRSVFAL, via the coding sequence ATGAATCTCACCGTCTCAGTCATAATTGTCAATTACAACGTGAAGGATTACCTGGCGAACTGCCTCAATTCAATCCAAAACTCGAATTATGGCGGTCATGTTGAAATTATCGTCATAGATAACAGTTCCTACGACGGCTCGGTCGCTATGGTAAGAGAAAGATTTCCTGCGGTCAGGCTCATTGAGCATAATTCGAACATGGGCTTTGCCAACGGGGTCAACAGCGGTCTAAAGGAAGCTACGGGAGATTTCATTCTCCTGCTCAATCCGGACACGGTTATTGAAGAAAAAACCCTTTCGGTACTCACCGATTATATGAACTCCCATCCAGAGGTAGGTATTTGCGGCCCTAAAATCCTGAATGCGGACGGTTCTCTTCAGTTGGCATGCAAGCGGAGCTTTCCGATGCCTTGGGTAGCTCTTCCCAAACTCCTTGGTTTGAGCCGATTATTTCCTAAAGGAAAATGGACAGGGCGCTACAACCTTACTTATCTCGATCCTGGCCAATATCATTCTGTTGAAGCTGTGAGCGGTTCTTTCATGATTATGACAAGAGATGTCTTGGAAACGGTGGGTGAACTGGATGAACGATTTTTCATGTTCGGTGAAGATCTTGATTATTGTTACAGAACTATTCAGGCCGGATATGAAATCCATTATGTGCCGGACACACAGATTATACACTATAAGGGAGAAAGTGTGAAAAGCGCCCCCTACGACAGTGTAGGGTGGTTCTACGAAGCCATGGATCTTTTTGTGAACAAACATTTTTCCAAGACGGCGTCACTTCTTACTAGAATTGTCCTAAAGATAGGCATCACCTCCAGGAAAGTCTCCACGCTGTTATCCTCGTCATTGGCACAGATTCTACCGGTGATCCTGGATGTCTGTATGGTGGGGCTGGCGTTTGTGATCGCGATTCCGGTGCGCTTTGGCTCATTGGCGCCAGCTATTGACGCCTATCTTCCAGTGGTGGCTACATACGCAATTTTCTGGGTAGTAGTGGGTGGACTTTTTCAGACCTACTCCCGGTTTGTTCTTGCCTACAATAGAGCTATGCTCTCATCGATTCTAGGTTTCTTACTCAGTGTTGCTTTCACTTATTTTTTCAAACAGATCGCCTATTCCAGGGCCGTACTGCTGGGGGCTTCTGTTTTGATCACACTTTTTATTCCCGGTTGGCGGCTGGTGGCTCATGTTCTGAAATCCCGCGGCTTCCTCAGAAATGTTATGGTAGGGAATTCACCCATTTTTTCTCGGCCGGCGGTGATCGTTGGTGCCGGAGATGAGGGGATAAGAATTGCTCGACGCATAAGCCGCCGTCCGGATACCGGTATCTATATTGTGGGATTTGCCGATCCTAGACCGAAGGAGGTCAGCACATTAAGTAGCTGGGAAAGTACAACGGCCTCCATGGTGGGTTCCACGGATGATCTGGAGTCAATTGTGCAAGCTCAGGGCGTCAGGGAGCTCATCTTTACCTCAGACCGCCTCGATAATGAGAGTATCGTTGCCATGATGGACAGCACGAAGCACTTGCGGCTCACTTACAAGGTGGTTCCGCGGGAACAGGATATTTTGCTGGGCAAGGCATCTGTGGAGGATGTGAGTGATTTTCCTTTCGTCAGTATCGAGTACACCCTTTATCACCGGCTGAATGTAATCTCCAAACGAATCTTCGATGTCGTCTTTTCCGGAATAATGCTGGTTCTTTTCTCACCATTTTTCCTGGCACTTCTCCTGAGATATTTCCGGTGGGAGAAAAAAGAATTCTGGGGTCGGGAAGGGTCCCGATTCACTGCTTGGATGACACCCGCAAAAAACAGGTTTTTCAGAGAGCTACCGCTGCTTCTTAAAATTCTCTCTGGTGAAATGAGCTTTGTGGGCAGTGCTGTGATTCCAACAGTGGGAGACGTCATACACCTGATCTGCAAGCCGGGACTCACGGGGCTAGATCGCATCCGGAAGCTTCACTTAGACAGTGACGAGCGAGCTATTTATGATCACTACTATGTACAAAACCAATCCATGGCTTTTGACGTGGAGATTCTCATAAGAAGCGTCTTTGCACTCTGA